Proteins from a single region of Sphingomonas sp.:
- a CDS encoding YdeI/OmpD-associated family protein: MPRDTRIDDYIASRAEFAQPILIWLRERVHAACPEAEETIKWSIPAFVYKGKPLANMAAFKAHATFGFWHRQELKTGLEGSAMGQYGRVEALDDLPDAATLERQVKEAMALTDSGAKPKRAGAPKPQLPVPPELAQALAGDDAAAAHFDAFPPSCRREYCEWIGEAKRPETKARRVAEALRWIREGKRRNWKYENC; this comes from the coding sequence ATGCCCCGAGACACCCGTATCGACGATTATATCGCCAGCCGCGCCGAATTCGCCCAGCCGATCCTCATCTGGCTGCGCGAGCGTGTCCACGCCGCCTGCCCCGAAGCCGAGGAGACGATCAAATGGTCGATCCCGGCATTCGTCTACAAGGGCAAGCCGCTCGCCAACATGGCCGCGTTCAAGGCGCATGCCACCTTCGGCTTCTGGCACCGCCAGGAATTGAAGACCGGCCTCGAAGGCTCGGCGATGGGGCAATATGGCCGCGTCGAAGCGCTCGATGATCTGCCCGACGCGGCGACGCTCGAGCGGCAGGTCAAGGAGGCGATGGCGCTGACCGATTCGGGGGCGAAGCCGAAGCGCGCGGGCGCTCCCAAGCCCCAACTGCCGGTGCCGCCCGAGCTCGCCCAGGCTTTGGCCGGGGATGATGCCGCCGCCGCGCATTTCGATGCCTTTCCGCCAAGCTGCCGCCGCGAATATTGCGAATGGATCGGGGAAGCCAAGCGCCCCGAGACCAAGGCCAGGCGCGTCGCCGAGGCGTTGCGCTGGATTCGCGAGGGCAAGCGACGCAACTGGAAATACGAAAATTGCTGA
- a CDS encoding DNA primase yields MGGHQVPAQGSGDDGFDDEGYDESQRAEILEATSNGPTDGAILTDLMPDLGQDADDDEDDLRMADDELGEENDDAELTATASAEDEVQADFDEDSLDDDDDLDDADEDSLEP; encoded by the coding sequence ATGGGCGGACATCAGGTTCCCGCACAGGGTTCGGGCGATGACGGTTTCGATGACGAGGGTTATGACGAGAGCCAGCGTGCCGAAATTCTCGAAGCGACCAGCAACGGCCCGACCGACGGGGCGATCCTTACCGATCTGATGCCCGATCTCGGTCAGGATGCCGACGATGACGAAGACGATCTGCGCATGGCCGATGACGAGCTGGGCGAAGAGAATGACGATGCCGAGCTGACCGCCACCGCAAGCGCGGAAGATGAGGTCCAGGCGGATTTCGACGAGGATAGCCTCGACGACGATGACGATCTCGACGACGCCGATGAGGATTCGCTCGAACCCTGA
- a CDS encoding multidrug effflux MFS transporter has protein sequence MDAQPHLSAQSANKSPLAFGEFVALVAAMMGLTALGIDSMLPALPAIGEALGVTEPNHRQYVLTAFLLGFAISQLAYGPLSDRYGRRPVLALALASYVVTSALAAISGSFVLLLVARFAMGTAAAGARVVSVALVRDCYSGRAMARVMSLAFIVFMAAPILAPSLGQLILLGGSWRLIFWAVAGVSMLVVLWFWLRMPETLAPEARLSLAPRRVLGDYLLVLRDRCAVGYTLAIALLSGAMFGFIGSIQQVMEDVFHRPELLAIIFPVVAGTMAVGSFINSKLVMKIGMRRISHTALSGVILFAAIHLAVTWTGHEALWSFTLLQALMMGCMGLANANFSAMAMERMGEIAGTASSLQGFVATMGSALLGAAIGQAFDGTTVPLYIGFVTMGVLSFAIIAITEKGRMFRAT, from the coding sequence ATGGACGCCCAGCCGCACCTCAGCGCCCAGAGCGCCAACAAGTCTCCGCTCGCCTTTGGCGAGTTCGTGGCCTTGGTCGCCGCGATGATGGGGCTGACGGCGCTGGGCATCGATTCGATGCTGCCGGCGCTGCCCGCGATCGGCGAAGCGCTGGGCGTCACCGAGCCCAATCACCGCCAATATGTCCTGACCGCCTTCCTGCTCGGCTTCGCCATCTCGCAGCTCGCCTATGGCCCGCTGTCAGACCGTTATGGCCGCCGCCCGGTGCTGGCGCTCGCGCTCGCTTCCTATGTGGTGACCAGCGCGCTTGCCGCGATCTCGGGCAGCTTCGTGCTGCTGCTCGTCGCGCGCTTCGCGATGGGCACCGCCGCCGCGGGAGCGCGCGTGGTTTCGGTCGCCCTGGTCCGCGATTGCTATTCGGGCCGGGCGATGGCGCGGGTGATGAGCCTGGCGTTCATCGTTTTCATGGCGGCGCCGATCCTCGCGCCCAGCCTCGGTCAGCTAATCCTGCTTGGCGGTAGCTGGCGGCTGATCTTTTGGGCGGTCGCGGGCGTGTCGATGCTCGTCGTGCTGTGGTTCTGGCTGCGCATGCCCGAGACGCTGGCGCCCGAGGCGCGGCTCTCGCTAGCCCCCCGCCGCGTCCTCGGCGACTATCTGCTGGTGCTCCGCGATCGCTGTGCGGTCGGCTACACGCTCGCCATCGCCTTGCTGTCGGGCGCGATGTTCGGGTTCATCGGCTCGATCCAGCAGGTGATGGAAGATGTTTTCCATCGCCCCGAGCTACTGGCGATCATCTTCCCCGTCGTCGCCGGCACGATGGCGGTCGGCTCGTTCATCAACTCGAAGCTGGTGATGAAAATCGGGATGCGCCGCATCTCGCACACCGCGCTCAGCGGCGTGATCCTGTTCGCCGCGATCCACCTCGCGGTGACCTGGACCGGCCATGAGGCGCTCTGGTCTTTCACGCTGCTCCAGGCCCTGATGATGGGCTGCATGGGCCTGGCCAACGCCAATTTCTCGGCGATGGCGATGGAGCGTATGGGCGAGATCGCCGGCACCGCCTCCAGCCTGCAGGGCTTTGTCGCGACGATGGGCAGCGCCCTGCTCGGCGCGGCGATCGGCCAGGCGTTCGACGGCACCACCGTGCCGCTCTACATCGGTTTCGTGACCATGGGGGTGTTGTCGTTCGCGATCATCGCCATCACCGAGAAGGGCCGCATGTTCCGCGCGACCTGA